From Candidatus Nomurabacteria bacterium, one genomic window encodes:
- the tig gene encoding trigger factor has protein sequence MKITSKNKTSTSQTLVVSVAKADIELAKDKVIQRLGKEIKVDGFRKGKAPISAIAKQLDQNLLAQEFLNEIVPIVVGKALDSQQLATVVPPSVNVTKFVPFSELELEVVCETLGAIKLADYKKVKKTKPVVSVSQADIDAVTKRIQFDMAEREDVEREAKEGDQVWIDFDGVDSKGNPISGAKGQDYPLALGSNTFIPGFEDNLIGTKAGQETTFKLTFPKDYGVKALQSKQVSFKCLVKKVQAVHVPEISDELAKKIGPYSTAKQLLEDIEKQIKADKIHRAELELESEVMRELADKTEIEIPEGLITDQIERMVNDHQANLSYRGQNYQEWLEQEGLSSESHKQSLRDEAISRLKGGIILSEIAKNENVEVSESDIEAAITDYKQQYAADAKMQAELDKPAARRDIAARLLTDRTLTKLKEIIYK, from the coding sequence ATGAAAATTACGTCTAAAAATAAAACAAGCACTTCTCAGACGCTTGTTGTTTCGGTTGCTAAGGCCGATATCGAATTAGCCAAAGATAAGGTGATCCAAAGACTTGGTAAAGAAATCAAGGTGGATGGATTCCGTAAGGGTAAAGCGCCAATATCAGCGATAGCCAAACAACTCGATCAGAATCTGCTGGCTCAAGAGTTTTTGAACGAAATTGTACCAATTGTGGTTGGCAAAGCTTTAGACAGTCAGCAACTCGCAACAGTAGTTCCGCCGAGTGTAAATGTTACCAAGTTTGTCCCGTTTAGTGAGCTAGAACTCGAGGTTGTCTGCGAAACGCTCGGAGCGATTAAATTAGCCGATTATAAAAAAGTGAAAAAGACTAAACCAGTTGTGTCTGTTAGCCAAGCCGACATCGATGCTGTTACCAAAAGAATTCAATTTGATATGGCCGAGCGAGAAGATGTGGAGCGCGAAGCAAAAGAAGGCGATCAAGTTTGGATAGATTTTGATGGCGTCGATAGTAAAGGCAATCCAATCAGTGGAGCCAAAGGTCAGGACTATCCGCTGGCTTTAGGTAGTAATACTTTCATACCGGGATTCGAAGACAATCTAATCGGCACAAAAGCTGGTCAAGAGACAACCTTTAAACTAACTTTCCCTAAAGATTATGGCGTTAAGGCATTGCAATCTAAGCAGGTGTCTTTTAAATGTCTAGTCAAGAAGGTTCAGGCTGTACATGTTCCGGAAATTTCCGATGAACTGGCAAAAAAAATTGGACCATATAGCACTGCGAAGCAGTTACTCGAAGACATCGAAAAACAGATTAAAGCCGACAAAATTCATCGGGCCGAGCTCGAGCTGGAAAGCGAAGTCATGCGCGAACTGGCCGACAAAACCGAAATTGAAATCCCTGAAGGCTTGATAACTGACCAAATTGAAAGAATGGTAAACGATCACCAGGCAAACTTAAGTTATCGAGGCCAGAACTATCAGGAATGGTTAGAGCAAGAAGGCTTGAGTTCCGAAAGCCATAAGCAGTCTTTGCGCGACGAAGCTATTAGTCGGCTTAAAGGTGGAATCATATTGTCCGAGATTGCCAAGAACGAAAATGTCGAGGTTTCGGAATCAGATATCGAAGCAGCCATTACCGACTACAAACAGCAATATGCCGCCGATGCCAAAATGCAAGCCGAACTCGACAAGCCAGCTGCTCGACGCGATATCGCTGCTCGGCTTTTGACTGATCGGACTTTAACAAAACTAAAAGAAATCATCTATAAATAA
- a CDS encoding ATP-dependent Clp protease proteolytic subunit yields the protein MDLQATTQTPISNVLIPTVIEQDGRFERAYDIYSRLLKDRIIFLGDQVNMHTANIIVAQMLFLEQQDPDKDIHFYINSPGGMVYAGLAIYDTMQFIKPDVQTYGIGMAMSMGSVLLAAGAKGKRHALPNAKVMIHQPSGGATGKISDMEIGLEEGLKIKNTLAEIMSKHTGKPIKQIQKDWDRDRFLTAVEAKEYGIVDTVIASR from the coding sequence ATGGATTTACAAGCTACTACGCAAACACCTATTTCTAATGTGTTGATACCAACTGTAATTGAACAAGACGGTCGGTTTGAGCGTGCATACGATATCTACTCTCGGCTATTAAAAGACCGGATTATATTTTTAGGCGATCAGGTAAACATGCATACGGCAAACATAATTGTGGCGCAAATGCTGTTCTTAGAGCAGCAGGATCCAGATAAAGACATCCACTTCTATATAAATAGTCCTGGCGGAATGGTTTATGCCGGACTGGCTATATATGACACCATGCAATTTATCAAACCAGATGTTCAAACCTACGGTATTGGAATGGCTATGAGCATGGGTTCGGTGCTACTGGCCGCGGGAGCCAAAGGCAAGCGCCATGCCTTGCCAAACGCCAAAGTAATGATCCACCAGCCTAGTGGTGGTGCTACAGGTAAAATCTCCGATATGGAAATCGGTCTGGAAGAAGGCCTGAAGATTAAAAATACACTTGCCGAAATTATGAGCAAACACACCGGTAAACCGATTAAACAGATTCAAAAAGATTGGGATCGAGATCGCTTTCTTACAGCAGTCGAAGCCAAAGAATACGGTATCGTCGACACGGTTATCGCAAGCCGTTAA